Proteins from a single region of Gallaecimonas xiamenensis 3-C-1:
- a CDS encoding 2-hydroxymuconate tautomerase: MPYVNVQITAGATREQKTQLVQDITASLSRVLGKKPEHTHIVIQEIAEENWGYAGQLTDDWKKQQP, from the coding sequence ATGCCTTATGTCAACGTTCAAATCACCGCCGGTGCCACCAGAGAGCAGAAAACCCAGCTGGTCCAAGATATCACTGCGTCTTTAAGCAGGGTCCTCGGCAAAAAGCCTGAACACACTCATATAGTTATCCAGGAGATCGCCGAGGAAAACTGGGGTTATGCCGGGCAGCTGACCGATGACTGGAAAAAACAGCAGCCCTGA
- a CDS encoding DUF4240 domain-containing protein — MSQSFWDIVATAKDKAGADWQARPNALRDILVTLPPDEICRFDREYRLKLVQSYRWDLWGAAYLINGGCSDDGFDYFRDFLISEGKEVFESALAHPDSLSSLAELEDAELEDFRYVIGEAYEQLVGEELPIADIDYPNEPAGEEWDEDDLQELFPKLAALYE; from the coding sequence GTGAGTCAATCATTCTGGGATATCGTTGCAACGGCGAAAGACAAGGCGGGAGCGGATTGGCAAGCCCGACCAAACGCCTTAAGGGACATTCTGGTGACCCTGCCGCCAGACGAGATTTGCCGGTTCGACAGGGAATACCGGCTTAAATTGGTGCAGTCCTATCGTTGGGATCTATGGGGTGCCGCCTACCTGATCAATGGCGGCTGCTCTGATGACGGTTTCGATTACTTTCGTGATTTTCTGATCTCTGAAGGCAAAGAGGTCTTCGAGTCGGCCCTGGCTCACCCGGACAGCCTCAGTTCCTTGGCCGAGCTGGAAGACGCCGAGTTGGAGGATTTCAGGTACGTCATTGGTGAAGCTTACGAGCAGCTTGTCGGCGAAGAGTTGCCCATAGCAGATATCGATTACCCCAATGAGCCCGCTGGGGAAGAGTGGGACGAGGATGATCTCCAAGAGCTGTTCCCCAAACTAGCCGCCCTTTATGAGTAA
- a CDS encoding toxin-antitoxin system YwqK family antitoxin yields the protein MKFSKVYLVVPVLALAFLVLFFSMKEDYVDYNTLEIIENIAYIKGEKAPYSGPVRYYDQEGRLRQKAILKEGKLNGLLRDYDQAGNLSSTTDFKDGVIDGFVKVYLENGNLNKDIPYKNGEKDGTEKIYAFEDGSLSETIEYSAGKKNGWHIKYWENDELSYRIHFKDGVENGKWEKYNFGKVVLEGETINGEEEGEWHTYFPGTDNIQGVANFHLGKLHGKVVEYYESGAVKVIEHYSDGSKVGNWQTFYETGQLEVDTHYQNNLRQGTVVEYRSDGHVIARTEYDKGEPVSQPPTQ from the coding sequence ATGAAGTTTTCCAAGGTGTATTTAGTCGTTCCGGTATTGGCCTTAGCTTTTTTAGTTTTATTTTTCAGCATGAAAGAAGATTACGTTGATTACAACACCCTGGAAATAATAGAGAATATTGCTTATATCAAAGGGGAAAAGGCACCCTACTCCGGGCCTGTTCGATATTACGACCAAGAGGGCCGTTTACGTCAGAAGGCAATCCTTAAAGAAGGTAAGCTGAACGGCTTGCTGAGGGATTATGACCAAGCTGGAAACCTCTCTTCGACTACAGATTTCAAGGATGGCGTAATAGATGGCTTTGTTAAGGTCTATCTAGAAAATGGCAACCTGAATAAAGACATTCCCTATAAGAATGGTGAAAAAGACGGCACCGAGAAAATCTATGCCTTCGAAGACGGTAGTTTGTCTGAAACGATAGAGTACAGTGCCGGCAAGAAAAACGGCTGGCATATAAAGTACTGGGAGAATGATGAATTAAGCTACCGCATCCATTTCAAGGACGGAGTCGAGAATGGAAAATGGGAAAAGTACAACTTCGGCAAGGTAGTGCTTGAAGGTGAAACCATCAATGGCGAAGAGGAAGGGGAATGGCACACCTATTTCCCAGGTACTGACAATATTCAAGGAGTGGCAAACTTCCATCTAGGCAAGCTCCACGGCAAGGTGGTTGAGTATTATGAAAGCGGCGCCGTTAAGGTTATCGAGCATTATTCCGACGGTTCCAAAGTCGGCAACTGGCAAACCTTTTATGAAACTGGTCAGTTGGAGGTGGATACCCATTATCAGAACAACCTCCGCCAGGGCACTGTTGTTGAGTACCGTTCTGACGGCCATGTGATTGCCCGTACCGAGTACGACAAAGGTGAACCGGTCAGCCAGCCCCCAACCCAGTAA